In the Variovorax sp. S12S4 genome, one interval contains:
- a CDS encoding Bug family tripartite tricarboxylate transporter substrate binding protein, whose protein sequence is MNHSRFFNRRRMAACLGLGIALGATALPPSTLAAEPTAFPEKGRSIRIVLGLAAGGASDAQARFVANKLGEVLQTPVIVENRPGASFILATEEVIRAAPDGYTMMYAPSSVVAQNPQTLAQVRYDPFKDLTPISLGARGPLVLTVHASVPARTVQELVAYIKANPGKMSYASFGTGTSSHIYGEAFAQKAGLDVVHVPYKGGADAAKDFLAGRVQYYFDAAPNAIQNTATGKVRMLAVAAPKRSAMLPDVPTMTEQGVAGVDMPSWLGFFGPARMPAPVVAKLNGALAQVLAMPATRDFFRQGAYEAESSSPAQLAELTRTTYDQWGDMIRKLGLVKQ, encoded by the coding sequence ATGAACCACTCGCGCTTCTTCAACCGTCGCCGCATGGCCGCGTGCCTTGGCCTCGGCATCGCACTTGGCGCAACCGCATTGCCGCCCAGCACGCTCGCGGCCGAGCCCACGGCCTTCCCCGAAAAGGGCCGCAGCATCCGCATCGTGCTCGGCCTTGCGGCGGGCGGCGCCTCCGACGCGCAAGCGCGCTTCGTCGCCAACAAACTCGGCGAAGTGCTGCAGACACCGGTAATCGTCGAGAACCGGCCAGGCGCGAGCTTCATCCTGGCCACCGAGGAAGTGATTCGCGCCGCACCCGACGGCTACACGATGATGTACGCGCCCTCTTCCGTGGTGGCGCAAAACCCGCAGACACTGGCACAGGTGCGCTACGACCCGTTCAAGGACCTCACGCCCATCTCGCTCGGCGCACGCGGGCCGCTGGTGCTCACGGTGCATGCGAGCGTGCCGGCGCGCACGGTGCAGGAGCTCGTGGCCTACATCAAGGCCAACCCCGGCAAGATGAGCTACGCGTCCTTCGGCACCGGCACCTCGTCGCACATCTACGGCGAGGCCTTCGCGCAGAAGGCGGGGCTGGATGTGGTGCATGTGCCCTACAAGGGCGGCGCCGATGCCGCGAAAGACTTTCTTGCAGGTCGCGTGCAGTACTACTTCGACGCGGCGCCCAACGCCATCCAGAACACTGCCACCGGCAAGGTCCGCATGCTGGCGGTGGCCGCGCCGAAGCGCAGCGCAATGCTGCCCGACGTGCCCACCATGACAGAACAAGGCGTTGCCGGCGTCGATATGCCGAGCTGGCTCGGCTTCTTCGGGCCCGCGCGCATGCCGGCGCCCGTGGTCGCCAAGCTCAACGGCGCGCTCGCGCAGGTGCTGGCGATGCCCGCCACGCGCGACTTCTTCCGCCAGGGTGCTTATGAAGCAGAGTCTTCGAGCCCCGCGCAGTTGGCCGAGCTCACGCGTACCACCTACGACCAGTGGGGCGACATGATCCGCAAGCTGGGGCTGGTGAAGCAATAG
- a CDS encoding response regulator transcription factor, with amino-acid sequence MHLLLVEDDAMLGEAVCDGARQGGWTIDHVCDAPAARLALIDHAYAAVLLDIGLPGESGLSVLRAMRGRYDPTPVLMLTARGQLSERIHGLDAGADDYIVKPFQFDELWARVRSVIRRSQGRVIPVFSHGDIEVDRSRRVVSKAGVEVTLSAHEYRTLLALLERPGHVVTRDHLQDAVYGNASAVESNTIAVFIHQLRRKLGDDLIRTVHGHGYVVGQPRP; translated from the coding sequence ATGCACCTGCTCCTGGTCGAAGACGATGCCATGCTGGGAGAGGCGGTGTGCGACGGCGCGCGCCAGGGCGGCTGGACCATTGACCATGTCTGCGATGCGCCCGCGGCCCGGCTCGCGCTCATCGACCATGCCTACGCCGCCGTGCTGCTCGACATCGGGCTGCCGGGCGAGTCGGGGCTCTCGGTGCTGCGCGCGATGCGCGGCCGCTACGACCCCACGCCCGTGCTGATGCTGACTGCGCGCGGCCAGCTCAGCGAGCGCATCCACGGGCTCGACGCGGGCGCCGACGACTACATCGTCAAGCCCTTCCAGTTCGACGAGCTCTGGGCGCGCGTGCGCTCGGTGATCCGGCGCAGCCAGGGCCGCGTGATCCCGGTGTTTTCGCACGGCGACATCGAGGTCGACCGCAGCCGCCGCGTGGTGTCGAAGGCCGGCGTCGAGGTGACGCTGAGCGCGCACGAATACCGCACGCTGCTGGCGCTGCTCGAGCGGCCCGGCCACGTGGTCACGCGCGACCATCTGCAGGACGCCGTCTACGGCAACGCGAGCGCGGTCGAGAGCAACACCATCGCGGTGTTTATTCACCAGCTGCGCCGCAAGCTCGGCGACGACCTGATCCGGACCGTGCACGGGCACGGCTACGTGGTGGGCCAGCCGCGTCCATGA
- a CDS encoding sensor histidine kinase: MRLNSLQARMIMVIAATIALCWAVALAVLFVYLTHNRNSIWDDKLQTIATRILLTIPGEDKLKGLRPRANGLQLRDEALPESEALAFQIWLDDDRLLVRSPGAPDTPLRPGFAGGAATSVIGGARWRVYSVSDKTGRVHVQVGNLHSVVDAELRGDAMTALVINTLLLLLVGALMWFVVRRSLKPVLALGEQMRQRRSFDLTPLSPAPLPRELHPLVVSFNHALRQLDEAVEGERRFIGDAAHELRTPLSALQAQAQIALRAPTAAEKDIALAKLLAVAERSTRLSEQLLDLARLNAGANAPQHAPADLGALVMHVANEFDVHALQHARTILLDAQPCTIRCDIDEIGILLRNLVDNALRYTPKGGRVRVSCGQEPGTAPPQQRCVYLEVADDGPGVPASERAAIFKRFHRVAGAPSRGSGIGLSLVAGIAEVHRATIETGAGLDGQGLGIRVVFPPTDSAGAFVPQNL, translated from the coding sequence ATGAGACTGAACTCGCTGCAGGCGCGGATGATCATGGTGATCGCCGCGACCATCGCGCTGTGCTGGGCGGTGGCGCTCGCGGTGCTGTTCGTCTATCTCACGCACAACAGGAACAGCATCTGGGACGACAAGCTCCAGACCATCGCCACGCGCATCCTGCTGACCATTCCCGGCGAAGACAAGCTCAAGGGGCTGCGGCCGCGCGCCAACGGCCTGCAGCTGCGCGATGAAGCGCTGCCCGAGAGCGAGGCGCTCGCGTTCCAGATCTGGCTCGACGACGACCGCCTGCTCGTGCGCTCGCCCGGCGCGCCCGACACCCCGCTGCGGCCAGGCTTCGCCGGAGGCGCGGCCACCAGCGTGATCGGGGGCGCGCGATGGCGCGTCTACTCCGTCTCGGACAAGACCGGCCGCGTGCATGTGCAGGTGGGCAATCTGCACAGCGTGGTCGACGCCGAGCTGCGCGGGGATGCGATGACCGCGCTGGTCATCAACACGCTGTTGCTGTTGCTCGTGGGGGCGCTGATGTGGTTTGTGGTACGCCGTTCGCTCAAGCCGGTGCTGGCACTGGGCGAGCAGATGCGCCAGCGGCGCAGCTTCGACCTCACGCCGCTGTCTCCGGCGCCGCTGCCGCGCGAACTGCATCCGCTTGTGGTCTCCTTCAACCATGCGCTGCGGCAGCTCGACGAGGCGGTCGAGGGCGAGCGCCGCTTCATCGGCGACGCGGCGCACGAGCTGCGCACGCCGCTCTCGGCGCTGCAGGCGCAGGCCCAGATCGCGCTGCGCGCGCCCACTGCAGCAGAGAAGGACATCGCACTCGCCAAGCTGCTCGCCGTGGCCGAGCGCAGCACGCGCCTGTCGGAGCAGCTGCTCGATCTGGCGCGCCTCAATGCGGGCGCCAACGCGCCGCAGCATGCGCCGGCCGACCTGGGCGCGCTGGTGATGCACGTGGCGAACGAGTTCGACGTGCATGCGCTCCAGCACGCGCGCACCATCCTGCTCGATGCGCAGCCGTGCACCATCCGCTGCGACATCGACGAGATCGGCATCCTGCTGCGCAACCTGGTGGACAACGCGCTGCGCTACACGCCCAAGGGCGGGCGCGTGCGCGTGAGCTGCGGCCAGGAACCGGGCACGGCGCCGCCGCAGCAGCGGTGTGTCTACCTCGAAGTGGCCGACGACGGACCCGGCGTGCCCGCGTCGGAGCGCGCAGCCATCTTCAAGCGCTTTCACCGCGTGGCCGGGGCACCTTCGCGCGGCAGCGGCATCGGGTTGTCGCTGGTGGCGGGCATCGCCGAGGTGCACCGCGCAACCATCGAGACCGGCGCCGGGCTCGACGGCCAGGGCCTCGGCATTCGCGTGGTGTTTCCGCCGACGGACTCCGCCGGGGCTTTTGTGCCTCAGAACCTGTAG
- a CDS encoding MipA/OmpV family protein, whose translation MKKQTRLAARGPRFHGRLAFTAVAVGVVSATCMPPAWAQSDEEKFQAGGSQWGLGIAAGMDRKPYREFDDKGVVIPMVTYENRWVSVAGPSLDLKLPSAGPVSFRLRARYTSDGYEAEDSPYLTGMDERKASIWLGGAAIWRNEFANLSTELLADASGHSKGTRVKLQVDRRFTSGAFSFTPRVAVQWADRKYVDYYYGVRAAESRADRAQYDGESAANVELGLRVDYAVAPKQTIFLDVSGTSLGSGIKNSPLVGRSSQTGVRVGYLYRF comes from the coding sequence ATGAAGAAGCAAACCCGCCTTGCCGCCCGAGGCCCCCGTTTTCATGGCCGCCTGGCCTTCACGGCAGTTGCCGTTGGCGTGGTCTCCGCCACCTGCATGCCGCCCGCATGGGCACAGTCCGACGAAGAGAAATTCCAGGCCGGGGGCTCCCAGTGGGGCCTTGGCATTGCAGCGGGAATGGACCGCAAGCCCTACCGAGAATTCGACGACAAGGGGGTCGTCATTCCAATGGTCACCTACGAGAACCGGTGGGTCAGCGTTGCGGGCCCGAGCCTCGACCTGAAGCTTCCTTCCGCTGGCCCGGTGTCCTTCCGGCTGCGCGCGCGATACACGTCCGACGGCTACGAGGCCGAAGACTCCCCCTACCTGACCGGCATGGACGAGCGCAAGGCCAGCATCTGGCTCGGCGGTGCGGCAATCTGGCGCAACGAGTTCGCCAACCTGTCGACCGAGCTGCTGGCCGACGCTTCCGGGCACAGCAAGGGAACACGGGTCAAGCTGCAGGTCGATCGTCGCTTCACTTCGGGTGCCTTCAGCTTCACGCCGCGGGTCGCGGTGCAGTGGGCCGATCGCAAGTATGTGGACTACTACTACGGCGTGCGCGCAGCGGAATCGCGCGCGGACCGCGCCCAGTACGACGGCGAATCCGCCGCGAACGTCGAGTTGGGCCTGCGCGTGGACTACGCCGTCGCGCCCAAGCAGACAATCTTCCTGGACGTCAGCGGCACCAGCCTCGGCAGCGGCATCAAGAACAGCCCGCTGGTCGGCCGGTCGAGCCAGACCGGCGTGCGAGTTGGCTACCTCTACAGGTTCTGA
- a CDS encoding alpha/beta fold hydrolase: MPSIPDSNSTPGSSSEARLLIERIAATGTRHDVVHGGIRVCWRRFGAEEESPNPPLVLLHGGHGSWMHWLRNVEALSAGRTLWLPDMPGFNDSDAPPHAAPGEDPLGPLLDALGGSLDQLIGAGTPIDLGGFSFGGLTAARFAVRRGAIRRLVLVGSGGHGTMRRMAAQMINWRAAPNREEERAALLHNLAALMLHDKAAIDALAFEIHDISCHGTRFRSKEVSQAGGLQAALDTIGGPQLLLWGEYDVTADPRPLVAQLTAGQPQREGVVIDGAGHWAQYERADEFNRLLLRFLG, translated from the coding sequence ATGCCTTCCATCCCCGATTCGAATTCCACTCCAGGCTCGAGCAGCGAAGCCCGCCTGCTCATCGAACGCATCGCCGCCACCGGCACGCGCCATGACGTGGTGCACGGCGGCATCCGCGTCTGCTGGCGTCGCTTCGGCGCTGAAGAAGAAAGCCCCAATCCGCCGCTGGTGCTGCTGCACGGCGGCCACGGCAGCTGGATGCACTGGCTGCGCAATGTCGAAGCACTTTCGGCCGGCCGCACGCTGTGGTTGCCCGACATGCCCGGCTTCAACGATTCGGATGCGCCGCCTCATGCAGCGCCCGGCGAAGACCCGCTCGGGCCCTTGCTCGATGCGCTGGGTGGATCGCTCGACCAGCTGATCGGCGCCGGCACGCCGATCGACCTGGGCGGTTTCTCCTTCGGCGGGCTCACCGCAGCGCGGTTTGCCGTGCGTCGCGGTGCCATCCGGCGCCTGGTGCTCGTGGGCAGCGGAGGCCACGGCACGATGCGGCGCATGGCGGCGCAGATGATCAACTGGCGTGCCGCACCGAATCGTGAGGAAGAACGCGCCGCGCTGCTGCACAACCTGGCCGCGCTCATGCTGCACGACAAGGCCGCCATCGATGCGCTGGCTTTCGAGATTCACGACATCTCCTGCCACGGCACGCGTTTTCGCAGCAAGGAGGTATCGCAGGCGGGAGGGCTGCAGGCCGCGCTCGACACCATCGGCGGGCCGCAACTGCTGCTGTGGGGCGAGTACGACGTCACCGCCGATCCGCGACCGCTGGTGGCGCAACTCACGGCCGGGCAGCCGCAGCGCGAAGGCGTGGTGATCGACGGGGCAGGGCACTGGGCGCAGTACGAGCGCGCCGATGAGTTCAACCGGCTGCTGCTGCGCTTTCTGGGCTGA
- a CDS encoding helix-turn-helix transcriptional regulator, with protein sequence MPDCTEQIYALWDKLANYPIGDGDEALEHLLGSLCSIFGAHNALWSVVVRLPSPAVGDALNGWRPLYVRLLRPLPTMAASVQEQFDTLWSPSIDLSQILAVAGEEPFRTQLLFEALPPEWFDGPHYQRHYLDVGHADSMSMRCAINADVRVHLFIFRSTESPRFSSADKKPFGLALRGLRWFYRQQLLSHGLLIANAPLTATERKVLLGLLEGRAEKVIAANLGQSPNTTHIHVKSIYAKFGVHNRAALTSLWLGRLPEAR encoded by the coding sequence ATGCCCGATTGCACCGAGCAGATCTACGCGCTGTGGGACAAGCTCGCGAACTACCCCATCGGCGATGGCGATGAAGCGCTGGAGCACCTGCTCGGCAGCCTGTGTTCGATCTTCGGCGCGCACAACGCGCTCTGGTCAGTGGTCGTGCGGCTGCCAAGCCCCGCGGTGGGCGACGCGCTGAACGGCTGGCGTCCGCTGTACGTCCGGCTCCTGCGGCCCTTGCCGACGATGGCCGCCTCGGTGCAGGAGCAGTTCGACACCTTGTGGTCGCCGTCTATCGACCTCTCTCAGATCCTTGCGGTGGCCGGCGAGGAACCGTTCCGCACACAGTTGCTGTTTGAAGCGCTGCCTCCCGAGTGGTTCGACGGACCCCACTACCAGCGCCACTACCTGGACGTCGGGCACGCGGACAGCATGTCGATGCGCTGCGCGATCAACGCCGATGTGCGGGTGCATCTTTTCATTTTCCGGAGCACGGAAAGTCCGCGGTTCTCATCGGCGGACAAGAAGCCTTTCGGCCTGGCGCTTCGCGGGCTGCGGTGGTTCTATCGCCAGCAATTGCTCAGCCACGGGCTCCTCATCGCGAACGCGCCGCTCACCGCAACGGAGCGCAAGGTCTTGCTGGGGCTGCTCGAGGGAAGGGCGGAGAAAGTGATTGCAGCCAATCTGGGCCAAAGCCCGAATACGACGCACATCCACGTGAAGTCGATCTATGCCAAGTTCGGCGTGCATAACCGGGCGGCGCTGACATCCCTCTGGCTCGGGCGCCTGCCCGAAGCCCGCTGA
- a CDS encoding helix-turn-helix transcriptional regulator, translating to MTAPEQIPAAELSELIGAIYDCSLDPQRWAATCEMIAQRCDSAAGGICVHDLKQTQNDQLYVFGYEPEFLQKLGARYAESPMAAADVLSNLGEVSALSMERFHLHDSCFYREVLQPHGVLDIMWFPALRTGGRMASLHASRGDKSLHYQQSDLALFKFLAPHVCRALAISDALDIQVMNSEVLKKTLDGLAAGVFLAARDGHVVYMNTAAERQVRSGTAMRLVDNRLSPVYPAARAALTQAIQDSGREGADMHAMDHAIGIPDGTGGGYVATLLPIADGRRAGVLAPFAASVAVFMQDPVQPPLMPGEAFGRLHGLTGGELRVLMALSQGLGGTEAAGMLGVGEPTIRTHLQRIYSKTGTSRQGDLLRLLHHSTPPTRHQTRLAD from the coding sequence ATGACGGCCCCGGAACAGATTCCCGCCGCCGAGCTGTCGGAGCTGATCGGTGCGATCTACGACTGTTCCCTCGATCCGCAGCGGTGGGCTGCAACATGCGAAATGATCGCGCAGCGTTGTGACAGCGCTGCGGGCGGCATTTGCGTGCACGACCTGAAGCAGACCCAGAACGACCAGTTGTACGTCTTCGGCTATGAGCCGGAATTTCTGCAGAAGCTCGGCGCCAGGTACGCCGAGAGCCCGATGGCCGCGGCGGACGTCCTCTCGAACCTGGGGGAAGTGAGCGCGCTGTCGATGGAGCGTTTCCATCTGCATGACAGCTGCTTCTACCGCGAGGTGCTGCAGCCGCACGGCGTGCTCGACATCATGTGGTTTCCGGCGCTGCGCACCGGCGGGCGCATGGCGTCGCTGCACGCGTCGCGCGGCGACAAGTCGCTGCACTACCAGCAGAGCGACCTTGCCCTGTTCAAGTTCCTTGCGCCGCATGTCTGCCGTGCCCTGGCGATTTCCGATGCGCTGGACATCCAGGTGATGAATTCCGAGGTGCTGAAAAAGACCCTCGACGGACTGGCGGCCGGCGTGTTCCTGGCGGCACGCGACGGCCACGTTGTGTACATGAACACCGCCGCGGAGCGACAGGTCAGGTCGGGCACGGCAATGCGACTGGTCGACAACCGGTTGTCCCCGGTGTATCCGGCGGCTCGTGCCGCGCTGACACAGGCGATCCAGGATTCAGGCCGCGAGGGTGCCGACATGCACGCCATGGATCATGCGATCGGAATCCCCGATGGAACCGGCGGGGGCTACGTCGCCACCTTGCTGCCCATTGCCGATGGCCGGCGCGCCGGCGTCCTCGCACCATTCGCGGCGAGTGTTGCCGTGTTCATGCAAGACCCCGTGCAGCCGCCGCTGATGCCAGGGGAGGCATTCGGACGGCTGCATGGGCTCACCGGCGGCGAACTGCGCGTGCTCATGGCGCTGTCGCAAGGCCTCGGCGGCACCGAGGCCGCCGGCATGCTGGGCGTGGGCGAACCGACCATTCGCACCCACCTGCAGAGGATCTATTCCAAGACCGGGACGTCCAGGCAAGGGGACCTGCTGCGCCTGCTGCACCACTCGACACCTCCGACGCGGCACCAGACGCGCCTGGCGGATTGA
- a CDS encoding ABC transporter ATP-binding protein, translated as MFRFFEKLLHPYPAAEPALPPTGFFAFLWACTQGLRLKMAAMAVLTAAISTFEALLFAVLGRVVDWLGGQVPSRLWADRGDTLMWLAALLVISIGVVALQTIVKHQTLAVNLPMRLRWNFHRLMLGQSMAFYQDEFAGRITAKVMQTALAVRDTLFVLADVVVAMGVYVVTIIVLVSVLDVQLVLPFIVWLVLYAVSLMYFVPRLGKVGKAQADARALMTGRVTDAYTNIATVKLFSHTQREAGFAREAMREFMYTGYGQMRLVSAFEIVNHTLSMGLTAGMAGTALWLWSNGTVGVGAVAAATAMALRLQGMSHWIMWEMTSLFENIGTVQDGMKTLSRPRIVLDAPDAGVLHVPRGEVRFEHASFRYADAGRRVIDDLNLVVKPGEKIGLVGRSGAGKSTLVNLLLRFHDLESGRILIDGQDIAHVTQDSLRSHIGMVTQDTSLMHRSVADNIAYGRPDATQEQIEAAAKRAEAHEFIQTLGDATGRRGYEAHVGERGVKLSGGQRQRVAIARVMLKDAPILLLDEATSALDSEVETAIQQSLYRLMEGKTVIAIAHRLSTIAAMDRLIVLDEGRVVEEGDHRSLMAQGGLYARLWAHQSGGFLGDSLDEDEGEALRA; from the coding sequence TTGTTCCGTTTTTTCGAAAAACTCCTCCACCCCTATCCCGCTGCCGAACCGGCGCTTCCCCCGACGGGCTTCTTCGCCTTCTTGTGGGCCTGCACGCAGGGCCTGCGTCTCAAGATGGCCGCCATGGCGGTGCTTACCGCGGCCATTTCCACCTTCGAGGCGCTGCTGTTCGCCGTGCTCGGGCGCGTGGTCGACTGGCTCGGCGGCCAGGTGCCTTCGCGGCTGTGGGCAGACCGCGGCGACACGCTGATGTGGCTGGCCGCGCTGCTGGTCATCAGCATCGGCGTGGTCGCGCTGCAAACCATCGTCAAGCACCAGACGCTGGCGGTGAACCTGCCGATGCGCCTGCGCTGGAACTTTCACCGGCTGATGCTGGGCCAGAGCATGGCCTTCTACCAGGACGAATTTGCGGGCCGCATCACGGCCAAGGTGATGCAGACCGCGCTCGCGGTGCGCGACACCCTCTTTGTGCTGGCCGACGTGGTGGTGGCCATGGGCGTGTACGTGGTGACCATCATCGTGCTGGTGAGCGTGCTCGACGTGCAGCTGGTGCTGCCGTTCATCGTCTGGCTGGTTCTGTATGCGGTGTCGCTGATGTACTTTGTGCCGCGCCTGGGCAAGGTGGGCAAGGCGCAGGCCGATGCGCGGGCGCTGATGACCGGCCGCGTGACCGACGCCTACACCAACATCGCCACCGTCAAGCTGTTCTCGCACACGCAGCGCGAAGCCGGCTTTGCGCGCGAAGCCATGCGCGAGTTCATGTACACGGGCTATGGGCAGATGCGGCTGGTGAGCGCCTTCGAAATCGTCAACCACACGCTCAGCATGGGCCTGACCGCCGGCATGGCCGGCACGGCGCTGTGGCTGTGGTCGAACGGCACCGTGGGCGTGGGTGCCGTGGCCGCGGCCACCGCCATGGCACTGCGCCTGCAAGGCATGTCGCACTGGATCATGTGGGAGATGACCAGCCTGTTCGAGAACATCGGCACCGTGCAGGACGGCATGAAGACGCTGTCGCGCCCACGCATCGTGCTGGACGCACCCGATGCCGGCGTGCTCCATGTGCCGCGCGGCGAGGTGCGCTTCGAGCATGCGAGCTTCCGCTATGCCGATGCGGGCCGCCGCGTCATCGACGACCTGAACCTGGTTGTGAAGCCGGGCGAAAAGATCGGCCTGGTCGGCCGCTCGGGCGCGGGCAAGTCGACGCTGGTCAACCTGCTGCTGCGCTTTCATGACCTGGAAAGCGGCCGCATCCTGATCGACGGGCAGGACATTGCCCACGTGACGCAGGATTCGCTGCGCAGCCACATCGGCATGGTCACGCAGGACACGTCGCTCATGCACCGTTCGGTCGCCGACAACATCGCCTATGGCCGGCCCGACGCCACGCAGGAGCAGATCGAGGCCGCCGCCAAGCGTGCCGAAGCGCACGAATTCATCCAGACGCTGGGCGACGCCACCGGCCGGCGCGGCTACGAGGCGCACGTGGGCGAACGCGGCGTGAAGCTGTCGGGCGGGCAGCGCCAGCGCGTGGCCATTGCGCGGGTGATGCTGAAGGACGCGCCGATCCTGCTGCTCGACGAGGCCACCAGCGCGCTCGACTCCGAGGTGGAAACCGCCATCCAGCAAAGCCTGTACCGGCTGATGGAAGGCAAGACCGTGATTGCCATTGCGCACCGCCTCTCGACCATTGCGGCGATGGACCGGCTCATCGTGCTCGACGAAGGCCGCGTGGTGGAAGAAGGCGACCACCGCTCGCTCATGGCGCAAGGCGGGCTGTACGCGCGACTGTGGGCGCACCAGAGCGGCGGCTTCCTGGGCGATTCGCTCGACGAAGACGAAGGCGAAGCGCTGCGGGCGTAG
- a CDS encoding VOC family protein — MKVTSYYPVIMTNDVAGTAGFYQAHFGFTPLFTSEWYVHLQLAGHPSVNLAVLDGRHETIPAPARGQVAGGLLLNFEVDDPDAVHDRLAAAGLPILLPLRDEDFGQRHFITSDPNGVLIDIVKPIPPSAEFAAQYEAGALPT, encoded by the coding sequence ATGAAAGTGACAAGCTACTACCCGGTGATCATGACCAACGACGTGGCCGGAACCGCCGGCTTCTACCAGGCGCATTTCGGCTTCACGCCGCTGTTCACCAGCGAGTGGTACGTGCACCTGCAGCTGGCAGGACATCCATCGGTGAACCTTGCTGTGCTCGACGGCCGGCACGAAACCATTCCCGCACCCGCGCGCGGCCAAGTGGCGGGCGGGCTGCTGCTCAACTTCGAGGTGGACGATCCCGATGCCGTTCACGACCGGCTCGCCGCGGCCGGCCTGCCGATTCTTCTGCCGCTGCGCGACGAGGACTTCGGCCAGCGCCACTTCATTACCAGCGACCCGAACGGCGTGCTGATCGACATCGTCAAGCCGATTCCGCCGAGCGCCGAGTTCGCGGCGCAATACGAGGCCGGCGCGTTGCCCACCTGA
- a CDS encoding TetR/AcrR family transcriptional regulator, with protein MPKSLADAQSRTNRERTEATRLALIDAARALFVSKGYGDTSTPEIAVAAGITRGALYHHFADKRDLFRQVLVREAETVAAEIEAATPGQMTPRDALLEGSKAYLSAMSVPGRTRLLLIEGPAVLGLEELTAIDEATSAGSLRQGLEKAGLGKGEVSLDALSRLLSAAFDRAALEMDAGADAQEIRSAMRWLLEQALGPEPRRKPAA; from the coding sequence ATGCCTAAATCACTCGCCGACGCTCAATCCAGAACCAATCGCGAACGCACGGAAGCCACGCGCCTTGCGCTCATCGACGCTGCGCGCGCACTGTTCGTCAGCAAGGGCTACGGGGACACCTCGACGCCCGAGATCGCTGTTGCCGCCGGTATCACCCGTGGCGCGCTGTACCACCACTTTGCGGACAAGCGCGACCTGTTCAGGCAGGTGCTGGTGCGCGAAGCCGAAACCGTGGCCGCCGAGATCGAAGCGGCCACGCCAGGGCAGATGACGCCGCGCGACGCCCTGTTGGAAGGAAGCAAGGCCTACCTGAGTGCGATGAGCGTGCCGGGCCGAACGCGGCTGCTGCTCATCGAAGGCCCCGCCGTGCTGGGCCTGGAAGAACTCACGGCCATCGACGAAGCGACCTCGGCCGGCTCGCTGCGCCAGGGGCTGGAAAAAGCCGGCCTGGGCAAGGGAGAAGTCTCGCTCGACGCCCTCTCCCGGCTGCTCTCCGCAGCCTTCGACCGGGCCGCACTCGAGATGGATGCAGGCGCCGACGCGCAAGAAATCCGTTCGGCAATGCGCTGGCTGCTGGAGCAGGCGCTGGGCCCCGAGCCGCGCCGCAAGCCCGCGGCTTGA